Proteins encoded in a region of the Pseudomonas sp. PDNC002 genome:
- a CDS encoding FUSC family protein → MSSLSVRLPKAAAVRFALSDWAHTDGVTWMFILKTLITAFTALWLAYRLELPQPNTVLVSAFIVLQPQSGQVLAKSFYRILGTLAGLTVMVTFIALFAQERVLFLLCVAIWVGLCTAGAARYRDFRAYACLLAGYTAVMIGIPATLHPEGAFMQALWRVIEITLGILCTGVVSAVVLPQTSTAALRNALNTRFGDFAGLASAGLNGTLERERFEQASARIAAEVVGLESLRNVTAFEDPHMRLRSGRLARLNSEFMQLTTRFHALQRLLDRLRERQACNVLEVLMPCLIDVSELLASWHGRPLAEADAERLSVQLELCKHHLMPRIREARASLGHTCPREADQLDFETAAELLFRFVDDMHNYAQTHASLAAHKHEREQWKERFTPKANALAAAVAGFRCALLVIVGGVFWIETSWLSGATFALTSVLIAALSSASPNPKRLSLQLTLGTLLGATLGFILTFRVLPHIDGFPLLCFVLAPVFALGAFLITRPKWSGYGVGLLVWFCIASLPANLARYDAYTFINEYLAMLLSMGMAVVAAIVILPPNRPWLWERLEAELRLRVVRVISDPLKGLSSNFESGTRDLLNQAYGLSTGRPDVQRRLLRWTFQVQEIGLSIIELRREQEALPKEPWYAERMPWRRAIRALGRALIRLFIQPSESNRQRALAAVEHAIHATRTTDDRRPPHFDSSPLRRVCSYLHFIRTSLLDPQSPLLD, encoded by the coding sequence ATGAGCAGTCTGTCCGTGCGCCTGCCCAAGGCCGCCGCGGTGCGCTTCGCCCTGTCCGACTGGGCGCATACCGACGGCGTCACCTGGATGTTCATCCTCAAGACGCTGATCACCGCCTTCACGGCGTTGTGGCTGGCCTACCGGCTGGAGCTGCCGCAACCCAACACCGTGCTGGTGAGCGCCTTCATCGTCCTGCAACCACAGAGCGGCCAGGTGCTGGCGAAGAGCTTCTACCGCATCCTCGGCACCCTCGCCGGGCTCACGGTGATGGTCACCTTCATCGCCCTGTTCGCCCAGGAGCGCGTGCTGTTCCTGCTCTGCGTGGCGATCTGGGTCGGCCTGTGTACCGCCGGCGCAGCGCGCTATCGGGACTTCCGCGCCTACGCCTGCCTGCTCGCCGGCTACACCGCCGTGATGATCGGCATTCCCGCCACGCTGCACCCCGAAGGCGCCTTCATGCAGGCGCTGTGGCGGGTGATCGAGATCACCCTGGGCATCCTCTGCACCGGCGTGGTCAGCGCCGTCGTGCTGCCGCAGACCAGCACCGCCGCCCTGCGCAATGCGCTGAACACCCGCTTCGGCGACTTTGCCGGCCTCGCCAGCGCCGGCCTCAATGGCACGCTGGAGCGCGAGCGCTTCGAACAGGCCAGCGCACGTATCGCCGCCGAGGTGGTGGGCCTGGAGAGCCTGCGCAACGTCACCGCCTTCGAAGACCCGCACATGCGCTTGCGCAGCGGTCGCCTGGCGCGGCTGAACAGCGAGTTCATGCAATTGACCACACGCTTCCACGCGCTGCAGCGCCTGCTCGATCGGCTGCGCGAGCGCCAGGCCTGCAACGTACTCGAAGTCCTGATGCCGTGCCTGATCGATGTCAGCGAACTGCTCGCGAGCTGGCACGGCCGGCCACTCGCCGAAGCGGATGCCGAGCGCCTGAGCGTGCAACTGGAACTGTGCAAGCATCACTTGATGCCGCGTATCCGCGAAGCCCGCGCCAGCCTCGGCCACACCTGCCCGCGGGAAGCCGACCAGCTGGATTTCGAGACCGCCGCCGAGCTGCTGTTCCGCTTCGTCGACGACATGCACAACTATGCGCAGACCCACGCCTCGCTCGCCGCGCACAAGCACGAGCGCGAGCAGTGGAAAGAGCGCTTCACGCCCAAGGCCAACGCCCTTGCCGCCGCCGTCGCGGGCTTCCGCTGCGCGCTGCTGGTGATCGTCGGTGGCGTGTTCTGGATCGAAACCTCCTGGCTCAGCGGCGCCACCTTCGCACTGACCTCGGTGCTGATCGCCGCGCTCTCCTCCGCCTCACCCAATCCCAAGCGCCTGTCGCTGCAACTGACCCTCGGCACACTGCTGGGCGCGACGCTCGGCTTCATCCTCACCTTCCGCGTGCTGCCGCACATCGACGGCTTCCCGCTGCTGTGCTTCGTGCTCGCGCCGGTGTTCGCCCTCGGCGCCTTCCTGATCACCCGGCCGAAGTGGAGCGGCTACGGCGTCGGCCTGCTGGTGTGGTTCTGCATCGCCTCGTTGCCGGCGAACCTGGCGCGCTACGACGCCTACACCTTCATCAACGAATACCTGGCGATGCTGCTGTCCATGGGCATGGCGGTGGTCGCGGCGATCGTCATCCTGCCGCCCAACCGGCCGTGGTTGTGGGAGCGCCTGGAAGCCGAGCTGCGCCTGCGCGTGGTGCGGGTGATCAGCGATCCGCTGAAGGGCCTGTCGTCCAATTTCGAGAGTGGCACCCGCGATTTGCTCAACCAGGCGTATGGGTTATCCACAGGCCGCCCGGATGTACAGCGCCGGCTGCTGCGCTGGACCTTCCAGGTGCAGGAGATCGGCCTGTCGATCATCGAGCTGCGCCGTGAGCAGGAGGCCCTGCCGAAGGAGCCCTGGTACGCCGAGCGCATGCCCTGGCGCCGTGCGATCCGCGCCCTGGGCCGTGCGCTGATCCGACTGTTCATCCAACCCAGCGAAAGCAACCGCCAGCGGGCGCTGGCGGCGGTGGAGCACGCTATCCATGCGACGCGCACTACCGATGATCGTCGCCCACCGCACTTCGATTCCTCACCCCTGCGGCGGGTGTGCAGCTACCTGCACTTCATCCGCACCTCGTTGCTCGATCCGCAGTCGCCGCTGCTCGATTGA